A region from the Triticum urartu cultivar G1812 chromosome 1, Tu2.1, whole genome shotgun sequence genome encodes:
- the LOC125545609 gene encoding adenine/guanine permease AZG1-like — protein sequence MTSPIIPRTDDGGHAATATRVGRLNAAVERSWVGRRFRLSARGTTFTTELRAGTTTFLTMAYILAVNASILSDSGATCSVDDCASPSPACKFPPVDPGYAACLSRARRDLIVATAASSVIGSFIMGAFANLPIALAPGMGTNAYFAYTVVGFHGSGTLSYRKALAAVFIEGLVFLLISVVGLRSKLAQLIPKPVRIASSAGIGLFLAFIGLQSNQGFGLVGFSTSTLVTLGACPASQRASVAPVITFPNGTVALMPGGTVSGGILCLSGRMTSPTFWLAIVGLLIIAFCLIKNVKGAMIYGILFVTFISWPRNTAVTAFPDTPAGDESFSYFKKVFDVHRIQSTAGALDFSGIGHGYFWEALITFLYVDILDTTGGLYSMARFAGFVDDATGEFEGQYFAFMSDATAIVFGSLLGTSPVTVFIESSTGIREGGRTGLTALTASLYFTAALFITPLLASIPSWAVGPPLVLVGVMMMRAVAEVDWEDMRQAVPAFMTLALMPLTYSIAYGLIGGIASYMLLHSWDWACHAAARFGCRPRRKVGGGEATRADTPVVSSNSGSASGNGEHGKDVSHVELS from the coding sequence ATGACCAGCCCCATCATCCCGCGGACCGACGACGGCGGCCATGCCGCGACGGCGACGAGGGTGGGCCGCCTCAACGCCGCGGTGGAGCGGTCCTGGGTGGGCCGGCGCTTCCGCCTGTCCGCGCGCGGGACCACGTTCACCACCGAGCTCCGCGCCGGCACCACCACCTTCCTCACCATGGCATACATCCTCGCCGTCAACGCCTCCATCCTCTCCGACTCGGGTGCCACCTGCTCCGTCGACGACTGCGCCTCCCCGTCCCCCGCCTGCAAGTTCCCGCCCGTCGACCCCGGCTACGCCGCCTGCCTCTCCCGCGCGCGCCGCGACCTCATCGTCGCCACCGCGGCCTCCTCCGTCATCGGCTCCTTCATCATGGGCGCCTTCGCCAACCTCCCCATCGCGCTCGCCCCCGGCATGGGCACCAACGCCTACTTCGCATACACCGTCGTCGGCTTCCACGGCTCCGGCACGCTCTCCTACCGCAAGGCCCTCGCCGCCGTCTTCATCGAGGgcctcgtcttcctcctcatctCTGTAGTTGGGCTGCGCTCCAAGCTCGCCCAGCTCATCCCCAAGCCCGTGCGGATCGCGTCGTCCGCGGGGATCGGGCTCTTCTTGGCCTTCATCGGCCTGCAGAGCAACCAGGGGTTCGGGCTCGTCGGGTTCAGCACGTCCACGCTGGTCACCCTCGGCGCGTGCCCGGCCTCGCAGCGCGCGTCCGTGGCGCCGGTGATCACGTTCCCCAACGGCACGGTGGCGCTGATGCCCGGCGGCACGGTCTCCGGCGGCATACTCTGTCTCTCCGGCCGGATGACCTCCCCGACCTTCTGGCTCGCGATCGTCGGCCTCCTCATCATCGCCTTCTGCCTCATCAAGAACGTCAAGGGCGCCATGATCTACGGCATCCTCTTCGTCACCTTCATCTCATGGCCGCGCAACACGGCCGTCACCGCGTTCCCGGACACGCCCGCCGGCGACGAGAGCTTCAGCTACTTCAAGAAGGTGTTCGACGTCCACCGCATCCAGTCCACCGCCGGCGCGCTCGACTTCAGCGGCATCGGGCACGGCTACTTCTGGGAGGCGCTCATCACCTTCCTCTACGTCGACATCCTCGACACCACCGGCGGGCTCTACTCCATGGCGCGCTTCGCCGGCTTCGTGGACGACGCGACGGGGGAGTTCGAGGGGCAGTACTTCGCCTTCATGTCCGACGCCACCGCCATCGTCTTCGGCTCGCTGCTGGGGACGTCCCCCGTCACGGTCTTCATCGAGTCGTCCACGGGGATCCGCGAGGGGGGGCGGACGGGGCTCACGGCGCTCACCGCGTCCTTGTACTTCACGGCGGCGCTGTTCATCACGCCGCTGCTGGCGTCGATCCCGTCGTGGGCGGTGGGGCCGCCGCTGGTGCTGGTGGGCGTGATGATGATGCGCGCGGTGGCGGAGGTGGACTGGGAGGACATGCGGCAGGCCGTGCCGGCGTTCATGACGCTGGCGCTCATGCCGCTCACCTATTCCATCGCCTACGGCCTCATCGGCGGCATCGCCTCCTACATGCTGCTCCACTCCTGGGATTGGGCGTGCCATGCCGCCGCCAGGTTTGGTTGTCGTCCTCGCCGGAAAGTGGGTGGCGGTGAGGCCACGCGAGCCGATACACCAGTAGTAAGTAGCAACAGTGGCAGTGCCAGTGGCAATGGGGAACATGGGAAAGACGTGTCTCACGTGGAATTGTCCTAG
- the LOC125545582 gene encoding patatin-like protein 2, with protein sequence MCSHAEPTTTCVTCPPPSQGRLITVLSIDGGGIRGLIPSTILACLESKLQELDGPDARIADYFDVIAGTSTGALVTSMLAAPGENKRPLFEAKEINKFYLDNGPKIFPQRSWGLLTPIGNMFGAVMGPKYDGKFLHDKIKSLTNDVTVADTVTNIIVPTFDIKYLQPIIFNTYEAKVDPLKNAHLSDICISTSAAPTYFPAHYFTTRDPTGKQPDREYHLIDGGVAANNPTMAAMSMITKEVLRRNPDFTHGKPAEYNNYLIISIGTGSAKMAEKYTAPDCAKWGVLRWLYDGGFTPLIDIFSHASADMVDIHAAVLFQALRIEKNYLRIQDDSLTGHTSSVDIATKENMEALIGIGKNLLKKNVSRVNIDTGMYESVEGEGTNEEALARFARKLSKERKLRQTNLNSQ encoded by the exons ATGTGCAGCCACGCGGAGCCGACGACGACGTGCGTGACGTGCCCGCCGCCGTCGCAGGGGCGGCTCATCACGGTGCTGAGCATCGACGGCGGCGGCATCCGCGGCCTCATCCCCTCCACCATCCTCGCCTGCCTCGAGTCCAAGCTCCAG GAGCTGGACGGGCCGGACGCGCGCATCGCGGACTACTTCGACGTGATCGCCGGGACGAGCACGGGCGCGCTGGTCACGTCCATGCTGGCGGCGCCCGGCGAGAACAAGCGGCCGCTCTTCGAGGCCAAGGAAATCAACAAGTTCTACCTCGACAACGGGCCCAAGATTTTCCCGCAGAGGAG CTGGGGATTGCTGACCCCGATAGGGAACATGTTTGGCGCGGTCATGGGTCCCAAGTACGACGGCAAGTTCCTGCACGACAAGATCAAGAGCCTCACCAACGACGTCACCGTTGCCGACACCGTCACCAACATCATCGTCCCGACCTTCGACATCAAGTACCTTCAGCCGATCATCTTCAACACCTACGAGGCCAAGGTGGACCCGCTCAAGAACGCGCACCTCTCCGACATCTGCATCAGCACGTCCGCCGCGCCCACCTACTTCCCCGCGCACTACTTCACCACCCGCGACCCCACGGGCAAGCAGCCGGACCGCGAGTACcacctcatcgacggcggcgtgGCCGCCAACAACCCCACCATGGCCGCCATGTCCATGATCACCAAGGAGGTGCTGCGCCGCAACCCCGACTTCACGCATGGCAAGCCCGCTGAGTACAACAACTACCTCATCATCTCCATCGGCACCGGGTCGGCCAAGATGGCCGAGAAGTACACCGCCCCCGACTGCGCCAAGTGGGGCGTCCTCCGCTGGCTCTACGACGGTGGCTTCACCCCGCTCATCGACATCTTCTCCCATGCAAGCGCCGACATGGTCGACATCCACGCAGCCGTGCTGTTCCAGGCCCTCCGCATCGAGAAGAACTACCTACGCATCCAGGACGACTCGCTCACGGGGCACACGTCCTCGGTGGATATCGCCACCAAAGAGAACATGGAGGCACTTATCGGGATCGGTAAGAATCTGCTCAAGAAGAATGTGTCCCGGGTGAACATTGACACGGGGATGTATGAGTCCGTCGAAGGTGAGGGCACCAACGAAGAGGCCCTCGCGCGCTTCGCCAGGAAGCTCTCCAAGGAGCGCAAGCTGCGCCAAACCAACCTCAACTCCCAATAG
- the LOC125545591 gene encoding protein FAR-RED IMPAIRED RESPONSE 1-like, which produces MPMAPPPPTPPLLLGRDSEMNMDLLLCIVLVRWRRRLQGLRRGKLSPWSIQLSGVSLFLLTRLMNSTTFILGNLVSELGMELAVWILMELNAYNNLFARVSYDIHPPLVVKGKPSKDSDSFRRCECKASILLLRSRDGGWRVCEHQVGHNHPLSKMCAQRSSWQSHSSIDKNTRGLIRQLRENNVPHIDDNDANNPLSDDIRKTEETFARIKAKDPTFGYTGLQLDSNWRVRPLLWTSGQSLQYQYFGDVIIFDTTYRSDKYGTPFGLFVGVNNNFETILLGGVLMINEKTESYKWVLSQFFQLMGREHPKTILTDRCEAIEEAVLEVLPSTTHRWFKWNVLRRAKDYLGFHYTKTSSFRVGLHKILNDMLTADEFERAWAMLLEKHGLANHPFLKEIYEVRHKWVKAYFSDIFCATLTSTQKSESAKHFLKQHHVPRDCSMELFALQYEKLRSDQQPDYGFQEKRTTMDEIVLRTNLPIEKHAGEVYTKPVYEQFVQALRESEPYVVEAVIPNLRYIARRPSSETRMKCLGWNMR; this is translated from the exons ATGCccatggcgccgccgccgccgacgccgcccctCCTCCTAG GGCGCGACTCGGAGATGAACATGGATCTGCTTCTGTGTATCGTGTTGGTGCGCTGGAGAAGGCGATTGCAGGGTTTGCGTAGAGGGAAACTGAGTCCGTGGTCAATCCAACTGTCGGGAGTTTCTTTGTTTCTCTTGACGAGGCTTATGAATTCTACAACATTTATTCTTGGGAATCTGGTTTCGGAGTTAGGTATGGAGCTAGCAGTATGGATTCTCATGGAACTAAATGCATACAACAACTTGTTTGCGCGTGTGAGCTATGATATTCATCCTCCCCTTGTAGTTAAG GGTAAACCGTCCAAGGACAGCGATTCATTTCGTCGGTGTGAATGCAAAGCGTCAATTCTTTTGCTGAGATCCAGAGACGGCGGATGGCGTGTGTGTGAGCATCAAGTTGGGCATAACCATCCACTTTCTAAGATGTGTGCGCAGAGGTCATCTTGGCAGTCTCATAGTAGTATTGACAAGAACACAAGGGGCTTGATTCGTCAACTAAGGGAAAACAATGTGCCACACATTGATGATAATGATGCAAATAATCCGCTGTCTGATGATATCCGGAAGACAGAGGAAACCTTTGCTAGGATCAAAGCAAAGGATCCAACATTTGGTTACACTGGTTTGCAGCTTGATAGTAACTGGAGAGTAAGGCCACTACTCTGGACCAGTGGCCAGAGCCTTCAGTACCAATACTTCGGGGATGTGATTATCTTCGACACCACCTACAGATCGGACAAGTATGGGACGCCGTTCGGCCTTTTTGTTGGAGTCAACAACAACTTTGAGACCATATTGCTTGGTGGGGTGCTGATGATAAACGAGAAAACGGAGAGCTACAAATGGGTGCTCAGTCAGTTCTTCCAATTAATGGGTAGGGAACACCCCAAAACTATACTGACCG ATCGCTGCGAGGCAATTGAGGAAGCTGTATTGGAGGTACTGCCATCCACCACGCACAGATGGTTCAAGTGGAATGTCCTTCGCAGGGCAAAGGACTACCTTGGTTTTCATTACACCAAAACGAGTAGCTTCCGAGTGGGGCTCCACAAAATTCTGAACGACATGCTGACGGCTGATGAGTTTGAGAGAGCATGGGCGATGCTGCTAGAGAAGCATGGATTAGCGAATCATCCATTTCTGAAGGAGATCTATGAGGTGCGGCACAAGTGGGTTAAGGCATACTTCAGCGACATATTCTGTGCTACACTGACCAGCACACAGAAGAGCGAGAGCGCGAAACACTTTCTGAAACAACATCATGTTCCAAGGGATTGCTCAATGGAGCTTTTCGCCTTACAGTATGAGAAACTGCGGTCCGATCAACAACCGGACTATGGGTTTCAGGAGAAGAGGACTACTATG GATGAGATTGTTCTGAGAACAAATCTACCAATCGAGAAGCATGCCGGCGAGGTGTACACAAAACCGGTGTACGAACAATTTGTGCAAGCCTTACGCGAATCTGAGCCTTACGTGGTGGAGGCAGTCATCCCCAACCTGAGGTACATAGCACGGCGTCCCAGCAGTGAAACTAGGATGAAATGTCTAGGGTGGAATATGAGGTGA